From a region of the Panicum virgatum strain AP13 chromosome 2K, P.virgatum_v5, whole genome shotgun sequence genome:
- the LOC120682385 gene encoding leucine-rich repeat receptor-like serine/threonine-protein kinase RGI4: MLARGATSPSDHPPHCRPTRLSSRHPPASASPPRRAPPMPPWSRAAAPRPALLVPLAPALLLLLLLLLSPPCHCVNEQGQALLRWKDTLRPASGALASWRAADAGPCRWSGVSCDARGDVVGLSITSVDLRGPLPANLQPLAASLKTLVLSGTNLTGAIPKELGGYGELTTLDLSKNQLTGAIPPELCRLANLESLALNSNSLSGGIPDDIGNLTSLTHLTLYDNELSGPIPASIGNLKKLQVLRAGGNQGMKGPLPPEIGGCTDLTMLGLAETGVSGSLPETIGQLRKIQTIAIYTTLLSGRIPESIGNCTELTSLYLYQNSLSGPIPAQIGQLKKLQTLLLWQNQLVGAIPPELGQCKELTLIDLSLNSLTGSIPTSLGGLPNLQQLQLSTNQLTGAIPPELSNCTSLTDIEVDNNALSGEIRLDFPRLRNLTLFYAWKNRLTGGVPASLAEAPSLQAVDLSYNNLTGPIPKELFGLQNLTKLLLLDNELSGLIPPEIGNCTSLYRLRLNGNRLSGTIPAEIGNLKNLNFLDMSENHLVGPVPAAISGCASLEFLDLHSNALSGALPDTLPRSLQLIDVSDNQLAGPLSSSIGSLPELTKLYLGRNRLTGGIPPELGSSEKLQLLDLGGNAFTGGIPVELGKLPSLEISLNLSCNRLSGEIPSQLAGLDKLGSLDLSHNELSGSLEPLAALQNLVTLNISYNAFSGELPNTPFFQKLPLSDLAGNRHLVVGDGSDESSRRGAISSLKVAMSVLAAVSALLLAAATYMLARTHRRGGGGRIIHGEGTWEVTLYQKLDITMDDVLRGLTSANVIGTGGSGVVYKVDTPTGYTLAVKKMWSADEATSAAFRSEIAALGSIRHRNIVRLLGWAANGGTRLLFYSYLPNGSLSGLLHGGGLAGAKGAPADGWGARFDVALGVAHAVAYLHHDCVPAILHGDVKSMNVLLGPAYEPYLADFGLARVLSAATSKLDAGKQTRIAGSYGYMAPEYASMQRISEKSDVYSFGVVVLEMLTGRHPLDPALPGGAHLVQWVREHMQAKRDAWELVDARLRAGASEADAHEMRQVLSVGALCVSRRADDRPAMKDVVALLEEIRRPAAGDDAKQQQRQPPAAAAPPAPVSPVRGARSGAQSSSCSFAASEYSA; encoded by the exons ATGCTTGCGAGAGGCGCCACCTCACCAAGCGACCATCCACCGCATTGCCGCCCCACTCGCCTCTCTTCACGTCacccgcccgcctccgcctcgccaccgAGGCGCGCGCCGCCAATGCCGCCGtggtcccgcgccgccgcaccgaggccCGCGCTTCTCGTGCCGCTCGCccccgcgctgctgctgctgctgctgctgctgctgtcgccgcCGTGCCACTGCGTCAACGAGCAGGGCCAGGCGCTGCTGCGATGGAAGGACACGCTGCGCCCGGCAAGCGGCGCGCTGGCGTCGTGGCGCGCCGCGGACGCCGGCCCGTGCCGGTGGTCCGGCGTGTCGTGCGACGCGCGCGGCGACGTCGTCGGGCTGAGCATCACCTCGGTCGACCTGCGAGGCCCGCTCCCGGCCAACCTGCAGCCGCTGGCGGCGTCGCTCAAGACGCTGGTGCTCTCCGGCACGAACCTCACCGGCGCGATACCCAAGGAGCTCGGCGGCTACGGCGAGCTCACCACCCTTGACCTCAGCAAGAACCAGCTCACCGGCGCGATCCCCCCCGAGCTGTGCCGGCTCGCGAACCTCGAGTCGCTCGCGCTCAACTCCAACTCCCTGAGCGGCGGCATCCCCGACGACATCGGCAACCTCACCAGCCTGACGCACCTCACCCTCTACGACAACGAGCTGAGCGGGCCCATCCCGGCGAGCATTGGGAACCTGAAGAAGCTGCAGGTGCTCCGCGCCGGCGGGAACCAGGGGATGAAGGGACCTCTGCCGCCGGAGATCGGCGGCTGCACCGACCTCACCATGCTCGGCCTCGCCGAGACCGGCGTCTCCGGGAGCCTTCCGGAGACGATCGGGCAGCTCAGGAAGATCCAGACCATCGCCATCTACACCACTCTTCTCTCCGGCCGGATCCCGGAGTCCATCGGCAACTGCACCGAGCTCACCAGCCTGTATCTCTACCAGAATTCCCTCTCCGGACCGATTCCGGCGCAAATTGGGCAGCTCAAGAAGCTCCAAACTCTGCTCCTGTGGCAGAACCAGCTCGTCGGCGCGATTCCCCCGGAGCTCGGACAGTGCAAGGAGCTCACGCTCATTGACCTGTCGCTGAATTCCCTCACCGGGAGCATTCCGACGAGCTTGGGCGGCCTGCCGAATCTCCAGCAGCTGCAGCTGAGCACCAACCAGCTGACCGGCGCCATCCCTCCGGAGCTCTCCAACTGCACCTCGCTGACGGACATCGAGGTCGACAACAACGCGCTGTCCGGGGAGATCCGCCTCGACTTCCCGCGCCTGCGCAACCTCACCCTCTTCTACGCGTGGAAGAaccggctcaccggcggcgtgccggcgagcctcgccgaGGCGCCCAGCCTCCAGGCGGTCGATCTGTCGTACAACAATCTCACCGGCCCGATCCCCAAGGAGCTGTTCGGGCTCCAGAACCTGAcaaagctgctgctgctcgacaACGAGCTGTCCGGGCTCATACCGCCGGAGATCGGCAACTGCACCAGCCTCTACCGCCTCCGGCTCAACGGCAACCGGCTCTCCGGCACGATACCCGCCGAGATCGGCAACCTGAAGAACCTCAACTTCCTCGACATGAGCGAGAACCACCTCGTCGGCCCTGTGCCCGCCGCCATTTCGGGTTGCGCCAGCCTCGAGTTCCTCGACCTGCACTCGAATGCTCTGTCCGGCGCATTGCCGGACACGTTGCCGCGCAGTCTCCAGCTGATCGACGTCTCCGACAACCAGCTCGCCGGGCCGTTGAGCTCCAGCATCGGGTCACTGCCGGAGCTGACGAAGCTGTACTTGGGAAGGAACCGGCTGACCGGCGGCATACCGCCAGAGCTCGGCTCGTCCGAGAAGCTCCAActgctggatctcggcggcaaCGCGTTCACCGGTGGCATCCCGGTGGAGCTCGGGAAGCTGCCGTCGTTGGAGATTTCGCTTAACCTCAGCTGCAACCGGCTCTCGGGGGAGATACCGTCGCAGCTCGCCGGCCTCGACAAGCTCGGCAGCCTGGACCTGTCGCACAACGAGCTCTCCGGCAGCTTGGAACCGCTCGCGGCGCTGCAGAACCTCGTCACGCTCAACATCTCCTACAACgccttctccggcgagctcccgaaCACTCCCTTCTTCCAGAAGCTTCCCCTCAGCGACCTCGCCGGCAATCGGCAcctcgtcgtcggcgacggGTCCGACGAGTCCTCGCGGCGCGGGGCCATCTCATCACTAAAGGTAGCCATGTCCGTGCTCGCCGCGGTCAGCGCGCTGCTCCTGGCGGCCGCCACCTACATGCTCGCCCGCAcgcaccgccgcggcggcggcgggcgcatcATCCACGGCGAGGGCACGTGGGAGGTGACGCTGTACCAGAAGCTCGACATCACCATGGACGACGTGCTCCGCGGGCTGACGTCCGCGAACGTGATCGGCACCGGCGGCTCGGGGGTCGTGTATAAGGTGGATACCCCCACCGGCTACACCCTGGCCGTGAAGAAGATGTGGTCGGCGGACGAGGCGACGTCGGCGGCGTTCCGCAGCGAGATCGCGGCGCTGGGCTCCATCCGGCACCGCAACATCGTGCGGCTCCTCGGGTGGGCCGCCAACGGCGGCACCCGGCTGCTGTTCTACAGCTACCTCCCCAACGGCAGCCTGAGCGGgctgctccacggcggcggcctcgcgggGGCCAAGGGCGCGCCCGCGGACGGGTGGGGCGCGCGCTTCGACGTCGCGCTCGGCGTCGCCCACGCCGTCGCGTACCTCCACCACGACTgcgtgccggccatcctccaCGGCGACGTCAAGTCCATGAACGTGCTGCTCGGCCCGGCCTACGAGCCGTACCTCGCCGACTTCGGCCTCGCCCGCGTCctctccgccgccacctccaagcTCGACGCCGGCAAGCAGACGCGCATCGCCGGCTCCTACGGCTACATGGCACCAG AGTACGCGTCGATGCAGCGGATCAGCGAGAAGAgcgacgtgtacagcttcggcGTGGTGGTGCTGGAGATGCTGACGGGGCGGCACCCGCTGGACCCGGCGCTGCCCGGCGGCGCGCACCTGGTGCAGTGGGTGCGCGAGCACATGCAGGCCAAGCGCGATGCGTGGGAGCTCGTGGACGCGCGGCTCCGGGCGGGCGCCTCCGAGGCGGACGCGCACGAGATGCGGCAGGTGCTGTCCGTGGGCGCGCTCTGCGTGTCGCGCCGCGCCGACGACCGGCCCGCCATGAAGGACGTCGTGGCGCTGCTCGAGGAGATCCGTCGCCCCGCGGCCGGGGACGACGCGAAGCAACAGCAGCGGCagccgccggctgcggcggccccCCCGGCGCCGGTGTCGCCGGTGCGGGGCGCGCGCTCGGGGGCCCAGTCGTCGAGCTGCTCGTTCGCCGCCTCGGAGTACTCTGCCTGA
- the LOC120682389 gene encoding heavy metal-associated isoprenylated plant protein 41-like isoform X1, protein MAVVVAAPVEIGLDAEAGRGGAGAGAGGEVPLEVAGNEVLPPVEVGGEGVPPPVEVDEKGPPPVEGVPVAVTARGEKEKEGKGKGEGVKWLGHYSSAQDILLVGDGDFSFSLALATAFGSGTNLVATSLDTYEDLKDKYSKAESNLTELKRLGATLMHGVDTKKMKLHPDLKNRKFDRIIFNLPHAGFKGKEDDLHMINSHRELVWGFFNNALHLFRPYCEIHISHKTGGAYDRWELEDLASEASLVLVDKVAF, encoded by the exons ATGGCCGTTGTGGTGGCCGCGCCGGTGGAGATCGGGCTCGATGCGGAGGCGGGAcgcggcggggccggggccggggccgggggtgAGGTGCCACTGGAGGTCGCTGGGAATGAGGTGCTGCCGCCGGTCGAGGTCGGCGGGGAGGGGGTGCCGCCTCCGGTCGAGGTGGACGAGaaggggccgccgccggtggaggGAGTACCGGTGGCCGTCACCGCGAgaggggagaaggagaaggaggggaaggggaagggggagggggtgaagtGGCTGGGGCATTACTCCTCCGCGCAGGACATTCTGCTCGTCGGCGACGGGGACTTCTCCTTCTCTCTGGCGCTGGCCACCGCGTTCGGCTCCGGCACCAACCTCGTCGCCACATCCCTCGACACCTACG AGGATCTGAAGGACAAGTACAGCAAAGCAGAGTCAAATCTAACAGAGCTGAAAAGATTGGGTGCCACATTGATGCATGGCGTCGACACGAAAAAAATGAAGTTGCACCCTGACTTGAAGAACAGAAAGTTTGATCGAATTATCTTTAATCTTCCTCATGCTGGCTTCAAAGGAAAAGAAGACGACTTGCATATGATCAA CTCGCACAGGGAGCTGGTGTGgggcttcttcaacaatgcacttCACCTTTTTCGGCCTTATTGTGAAATCCACATTAGCCACAAGACAGGAGGGGCGTATGACAGATGGGAACTTGAAGACCTAGCTTCTGAGGCTTCTCTTGTTCTGGTTGACAAAGTTGCTTTCTGA
- the LOC120682389 gene encoding uncharacterized protein LOC120682389 isoform X2, translating to MAVVVAAPVEIGLDAEAGRGGAGAGAGGEVPLEVAGNEVLPPVEVGGEGVPPPVEVDEKGPPPVEGVPVAVTARGEKEKEGKGKGEGVKWLGHYSSAQDILLVGDGDFSFSLALATAFGSGTNLVATSLDTYEDLKDKYSKAESNLTELKRLGATLMHGVDTKKMKLHPDLKNRKFDRIIFNLPHAGFKGKEDDLHMIKYVVVDALDLDNCSCSSNVLLAQGAGVGLLQQCTSPFSALL from the exons ATGGCCGTTGTGGTGGCCGCGCCGGTGGAGATCGGGCTCGATGCGGAGGCGGGAcgcggcggggccggggccggggccgggggtgAGGTGCCACTGGAGGTCGCTGGGAATGAGGTGCTGCCGCCGGTCGAGGTCGGCGGGGAGGGGGTGCCGCCTCCGGTCGAGGTGGACGAGaaggggccgccgccggtggaggGAGTACCGGTGGCCGTCACCGCGAgaggggagaaggagaaggaggggaaggggaagggggagggggtgaagtGGCTGGGGCATTACTCCTCCGCGCAGGACATTCTGCTCGTCGGCGACGGGGACTTCTCCTTCTCTCTGGCGCTGGCCACCGCGTTCGGCTCCGGCACCAACCTCGTCGCCACATCCCTCGACACCTACG AGGATCTGAAGGACAAGTACAGCAAAGCAGAGTCAAATCTAACAGAGCTGAAAAGATTGGGTGCCACATTGATGCATGGCGTCGACACGAAAAAAATGAAGTTGCACCCTGACTTGAAGAACAGAAAGTTTGATCGAATTATCTTTAATCTTCCTCATGCTGGCTTCAAAGGAAAAGAAGACGACTTGCATATGATCAAGTATGTGGTAGTTGATGCCCTAGATTTGGACAATTGTTCATGTTCTTCAAATGTATTG CTCGCACAGGGAGCTGGTGTGgggcttcttcaacaatgcacttCACCTTTTTCGGCCTTATTGTGA